From the genome of Methanobrevibacter wolinii SH:
GTCAACTAATCTTGTATCCATACAAGTTAATATTGCTAATTTTTTATTAGGGAGATGACTTAATTTTTCTCCTTCAAAATTTTCTGTAAATTCTTCATTTGCCTTTAATATATCATCTATAATCATTTTACCACATCATATAATTAACTATTTAAAAGAATTTTTTATTATATATATTTTAATAATATTTATATTTTTATCTTTTATTTTCAGAGTTAACTTATATTTAATATATGTTTCTATATTTTTTTAAATAATATCTAAATTATATTTAATTTTTTTTACTCATGAAATATTCATGATTAAGTAAAGTGATAGAATGTTATATTTTTTATTTTATGATTGTTTAAGACTTTAAATTTAGTATAATTTTTATTTAAATTTAAAATAAGTATTTAAAAAATTAAAATTAGTTAAATTGATTTTTAATAGATTTAATTATATTAAGATTTTCTAAATTTTAAGATTAATTATTCTTTGTTTAATTTGTAATTATCTAGTTAAATCTTTAAATATAATCTTTTTTTAATAAAATCTTTATTAAATATTTAAAAAACAGTATATATTTTAGAATTGGTTCAACCTTAGTAGTAGATGCTACTTTTTAAAAATAGTATATAGTTTGAAATCTTTAAAATTCTTATTTAAAATTTTAAAAATTCTTTGTTTAATTAAAAATTATAATAAATTTATTTTATAATTAATAATGATTGGTAAATATTAATTATTTATCTCTTGATTAACTTTATATGCTGCATATAAATAGAAAATTCCAATAATAATAGCAAATGGATTAAATGAAATAAATGTGAATATTGCAGAAATTACATATAATATTAATCTTTGTTTTCCAACTGGAAGTACGGAACCTGTTAATGAAATTATAACTGCAATTATTTGTGCTAATGTAAGGAATATAACTTTTAGTTCTAATACTCCACTTTGTGTAAGTAATTGTACAAATTGTATTGCAATAATTATTATTAAAATGAGTGTTGCATTTTTAACAAGCTCTTTAGAGTCCATACTTTTCAAGTTTTTTACAAGACGATTTGTCATATTATCACAATAGTAAAATTGAATAGTATAAAAATTATTATTTATAAACAATATTTAATAAATGTTTACTATTTTTAGTAAAAATTAGAAATAAATATATGAATATTAATTAAAAATTATTATATAAAGTTATAAACTTTGTTGAAATCAATTAATTAATTTAAAAATTATAGTTTTTCTAGAAAATTAAAACTTTAAATAAAATAGTTTTTCAACAATCTTATTTAATATTTAGGATGAAATTATGGTATTTATAGGAATGGATCACGGAACTACTGGTATTAGTTTTGCAATATCAGATGATAATGGTGAAATTTTAGATATATTTAAATTATCTCGTGAAGATACAAAAAAAGGTAAAGTTAGTGCTATTGAAGAATTGTCAAAACGTTGTAATTTAGATGATGTTAAACTTATGGCAGTAACTTATGCAATGGGGGATGGAATAAATAAAATTCTTCCTATGGATAAAGTTGAAAATAGGGGAATATTGTCAATTAATGGTGCAGGTAAGGTTACTGGTGGAGGAACATCAGTATATTCTGAGATTGAAAACTCTAATATTCCAGCAGTTCTTATTCCAGGATTACATAAAAATTCCACTTCTCTTGATGAACTTTTTACAGCAGCATACTCTCATCTTGCAAGTCCTGAAAAGATTTCAATTGCATATAATGCAGTTAAGGAAACTAATTGGAATAATCTTATAGTAGGTGATTTAAGTTCTAATAGTGTAAATATTTTAATTGAAAATGGTAAAATTAGAGGAGCAATAGATGCATGTCTTGGTGCAATGGGTTTTGTTCATGGACCAATTGATCTTGAAATGATTAGAGATATTGATGAAGGTAAAAGAACTGCTAATGAATGTTTTTCACATGCAGGTGCTGTAAAAATTGCAGGTATTGATACAAAAGTTGCTTTCATGAAAGATGAACTTTTATCAAGATATGAGAAAGGTGATAAAAAAGCAATACTTGCAATAAATTCAATGATTATGACTATTGCAATGGAAATTGGTGGTCTTATAACTGTTGCTAATGAAGATATTGAGGGTATTGTTCTTACAGGATCTTTAGGTTCAATGAAAAAACCATTTGATTTTGAAAAAGAATTAAATAAATATTTAAAAAATAAGTATCCTATTAAAGTTATATCAGCAGATTCAGGTGCAATAGGTGCTGTACAAATAGCACATGATATTTACAATGGTAAAAAAGAGATCTTAGGTGTTGAAGTAGAACTTAATTAATAATTGTCTTATTAAAAAAGTAATATTTGATTTTATTAATTACTTGGAATATAATTATTAAAATCCTGTATTTATCAATTCTTTTTGAAAAATAAGATTTATTTAAATTTAATATAAATTATATTAAAAATATTATAAATTTATATTTATTAAAAGCATTTAATTATAAATGTATAAAAAAAGAAGTTTAGTTGTTAATTGAGATAATTAATATTTTTCCTCCTTTAATAACATCTAAATTTCCATCTTCTTTTTCTAAAACAGTGTTTATAAAGTTATCAATAGCAATTAATCTTCCGGTATGTTCTTCGTCATTTTTAAGAATTACAGTAACATTTTTTCCTTTAAATTGTTCTAATGATTCATTTACTTCTGGATTTTTATTTATCATATTTTTTACCTCAGATAAGATATAATTAATTATTTTTATTTATTCTTTTATTTATATATTTTTTAGTTTCAATAAATTTTATATATGATAAAACTTAGAGTTTTTACTAATTATAATTTAATTAAGGAGAGTTATTATTATGGCTGTTAATATGTTAGAAACTAATTTACAAGCAATTTCAAACACTATTGCTATTTTAGAGAAAAAAGGTAATGCAGATCCTAAAAAATTACAAGAATTAAAAAATGAGAGAGCTAAAATATTAAAAGAGCTTAACATTCAATAAATTTTTTTAATTTTTTTATTATTATAAATTTTATCTGTTTTTAGTGTTTTGTTTGGATTTTTTTTAGTATTTTTTTTAGTTTTATCTGTTTTTAGATTTTTAACTATTTTTTCTAGTTTTATATACTTTTAAATATTAAATAGTTTAATGATTGTTTAAAAATCTTTAAACCATTCTTCTGTTTTATTTAAATTACCTGTTAAATCAATACTTACAGGAGTTATTGTTGTAATGTTTTTATTCTTAACATAATATCCGTCTGTACCTTTTTCATCATTATCAGTTACTATTCCATCAATCCAATAATAAGGTTTACCACGAGGATCATATCTTGTTTCTACTTCTGGTATAAACATTCTTTCAGTTAATCTTGCAATTTTTACTTCATCTGACTTAGGATTACTTGGAACATTAAGATTTATTAAGTCTACTCCATCTGGAAGACCATTGTTTAATACATATTTACTAAGTTTTCTTAATATTTTTATAGTAAAATCAAAGTTAATATTAACATGTCCATTTTCAAATTTTGTAGATTCATTAGTTACAGCTTGTGATACTGCAATAGTTGGTATACCATATGATGCAGATTCTATAGCAGCACCTAATGTTCCAGATGTTGTAAGTTCGGCTTTTCCTAAATTATAACCTATATTTATTCCGGATATTACAAGATCTGGTTTTTTATTTAATATTTCAAATACTCCAACAATTAATGAATCTGTTGGTGTTCCACTTACAGAGTATCCTATTTTACCATTTATTAATTTTTCTTTATTTATTCTAATTGGTTCAAATAAGGTTAATGCATGACCAATACCACTTTGTTGAACTGAAGGAGCAACTATTGTTGTATTTCCTAGGTCTTTTACAGCTTCATTTGCTGCAAGTATACCACTTGATTTTACACCATCATCATTACATAATAAAATTTCTTTCATATATAAAAATAGATTATTTCCTATTAAAAAGATTTTTTATTTATTATTTTATTTATTGATTTTCTTGGAATAATTTAAATTATATTGTTTATTTTAAATTAATTGGTAATTCTTTAAACACTTAAATTTATTATTTTATTTATTATTTTAGATTAAGAATAAATAAGTTTTATAAATTAAATTTTTAAATAAAAATAAAGTTTTCAATAGGTTTAATTTTTATATCTTTTTCTTTCCAAAAGATATATTAATATTTAAAACAAAATTTTATAATAGTATTAATAATTTAAAATTTTTTTATCTAGGTGAAAATGTGCAAAAGCCACAATTAATTAATTTCATTGCTAAAGTTATGGAAGACTCTGGATTTAAAGTTTATAAAAACTTTAAAACATCTCAAACTACTATTGATATATATGCGGTTCTTCCAACACAAATGGGTGATTTTGGCGTAGTTGTAGCTTGTAAAAATTATGATAAAGAATGGGAAGTAGGAATTGATATTCTTAAAGAAATGGAAATGGTAGGTAGAACTCTTAAAGCTTCTAAAGTAGCTGTTGTAACTAGTTCTACATTTTCACCACAAGCTAGAAATTATGCATCTCGTAAAAATATAAAACTAGTTGATAGGGATAACTTAATAAGTTTAGCTAAAAAATATTCAGAAAAAAATAGTATTCAAATGAAAAATCAGGATTCAGAGGATAATGAGAATTTAGATTCTTATAATGAAAGTGATGAAAGCTCTTATTATGAGCCTTATGATGAATATTATAATGATTATCCTGATGTAGATGATATTACAGAGTATCCAGAATATAAAGGATATGACTATGATGAGCCTTATGATGATGAATACTATGAGAATCTAGCTATTTCAAATTATAATCCAAGTATTAATTCAAGCTCAAATAATTATTCTAATGGAGCTAATCTTTATAAAACCTCATCTAATTCTAATAATAAAAATGAAAAATCAAAATTTTCATTTTTTACTAGGAAAAATAAGAATTCTAAGAAAGATAATAAGGTTAAACCTGAACCTAAACCTATTAAGAAAACTAGTCCAAGGATTGCAAATCTTTCTAAGTCTAATACAAGTCCAGAAAAAAATAATAAATCACGTAATATTGATTTAATTTCAATTGTTAGAAATCCTATAGTTTTAATATTAATTGTAGTTATTGTTTCATATTTAATTGCATTGACATTTACTTTTATTGGAGGAATATCTAGTGGAATTATTGGATTATTTGAAATGATATTTTCATTAATATTATCTTATGGTTTAGTATGGTATACTGATAAAGATGGAACTGTAGTTTTAGTTAAAGGAACTTCTGTATTCTTTATATCATTGATAATACTTATTATCTTAATATTATTCTTATAATTTTTTTTATAATTTACTTATTTTTTTAAAAGCATCTTTAATTACTTATTTTATAAGTTAAACACATGTTAACTATAGTTTAGGGTACTAATTTAGTCTTGTTTAAACAAATTATTTTTAAGTTATTTTCTATTGAATTTTATTCATGTTTTTAGCCTTTAAATTTATTTAAAAATAGTATTAATTTTTAATATATTGAATATAATTACTTATAATTTAAAAATTTAATAAAATATTAAAGTCTTCTAATTTTTAAAAAATTTTCTTAAATTTAAATTTTAATTATAAAAAATAGAATTGCAATATAACTAAAATATTGATAAAGTTTATATGTAAAAATAAGAATTTAATAAAATAAAATAAAAATAGTGGTTCCGACGAGATTTGAACTCGTGATCCCCTCGTTGTAAGCGAGGTATCATACCCCTAGACCACGGAACCAATGTAACAACATTCAATTATTTATTATTCATATTATATAAACTTTATGGTTTTTTAAGATTTTATCTTAAATTTATTAAAATTTTATTTTTTAGGCATTGAATTTTACTAATTTTTAAAAAAATTTTCTTAAATTTTAATTATAAATAATATATAAAAAATTAGATTTCAAGAGATTTCTTATTTAATAAAATCCTTAATTTAGATTTTATTATATGGATACTTTAAATTTAAGATAAAAATTATCTTCTTTTAAAACTTATAATTTAATAAATTAATTTAATTTATTTAATTAAATAGATTTTTAAAGACTTATTTTTTATTTAAATAGGTATATTATTTTATTTAATTTAATATATAAATATTATAAATTAGATATATATTGTATAATATAAATTTTATTTAACAATTTATGTATAAATATTAATATATTTATATTTCTTAAATTTTATCTAAGAATTTATTAGTAGAAAATTATGGAAATGATATAATGGCATTTAATGAAGAGTCTGGAAAAATTTGGATGGACGGAGAATTTGTTGACTGGAAAGATGCTCAAGTTCATGTCTTATCTCATGCTATGCACTATGGGTCAAGTGTATTTGAAGGTATAAGAGCATATGAAATTGATGGTAAATCAAATATCTTTAGATTGAAAGATCATGTTCACAGATTGTTTAATTCAGCAAAAATCTATAAAATGGAAATTCCATTTACAGAAGATCAAATATGTGAAGCAATTAAAGATACAATTAAAGAAAACAATTTAACTGATTGTTATATTCGTCCTATTGTTTATAGGGGATATAAAGAATTAGGTGTTTCACCTGTAAATTGTCCAGTTTGTGTTACTATAGCTGTTTGGGAATGGGGAGCATATTTAGGTGAAGATGCTTTAGCAAATGGTGTAAATATTGGTGTTTCTTCATGGAGAAAACCTGCTGAAGGAACTTTCCCTCTTCTTGCTAAAGCTGCAGCTAACTATATGAATTCTCAACTTGCAAATCTTGAAGCTCAAGATAATGGTTTTGATGAAGCTTTATTATTAGATGTAAATGGTCATATTGCAGAAGGTCCTGGAGAAAATATCTTCTTAATTAAAGATGGTAAAATATATACTCCTGTTTTAGCAAGTTCTATTCTTGAAGGTATTACAAGAGATAGTATTATTAAATTAGCTACAGATTTAGGTTATGAAGTTATTGAACAACCATTACCAAGAGATTTCTTATATATTGCTGATGAAGAATTCTTTGCAGGTTCTGCTGCTGAAGTTACTCCAATTCGTTCAATGGATCATCGTGTTATTGGTGAAGGTAGACGTGGACCTATAACTAAAGAAATTCAAGATGCTTTCTTTGATGTCATTAAAGGAAAAACAGAAGATAAATATGGTTGGTTATTCCCAGTAGAATAAACTAACTATTTAGTAATATTTATATTACTTTAGGTGTTTATATGATGGATATATTATCAGCGATTGTTATTGGTATTGTTCAAGGATTAACTGAGTTTTTACCTGTAAGTAGTTCAGCTCACTTAGTTTTTGCACAAACTTTCTTTGGTTTAAATCAAAATAATTTAGCATTTGATGTATTTTTACATTTAGGAACATTAGTTGCTGTTGTTGGTTTCTTTTTACCAGATATTATTAATATGATTATTGCATTCTTTAAAAGTATTGCTGATATTTTTAGAGGAAACTTTATTAATGGTATTAAAGAAGATCCTTATAAAAAATTAGTATGGTACACTATTGTTGCAACTATACCTGTTGGTATTGTTGGTATTCTATTTAATGATACTGTTGAAGCATTATTTACTGGTGTTTCTATACCTGCATTTTTCTTACTTATTACAGGTTGTTTATTATACTTCTCACAAAGATATAATGTTGGAGATAAAAATCTTGATGATATCTCATTAAAAGAAACAATATTTATGGGTATTGGTCAAGCATGTGCTATTTTACCTGGTCTTTCTAGATCTGGTACTACTATTGCTTGTGGTTTACTTGGAGGATTAGATAAAGAGTTTGCTGCTAAATTCAGTTTCATTCTTTCTATTCCTGCAATTTTAGGTGCAACTATTGTTCAAGGTGGAAATATTGGTTCTGGTCTTGCAGTAAACTTCATACCATATTTATTGGGATTTTTAGCAGCTGTAATCTCTGGTTTATTTGCTATTAAAGTTTTACTTAAACTTATTGAAGAAAGAAGTTTAGATATCTTTGCATACTACTGTTGGATTGTAGGTGCATTAATTTTATTATTTACTGTAGTTTTATAATTACAGTATTTCTATTTTTTTTATTTTTAGTTAATTTATTATTCTTTATTAATTAGAATGTACTTAAATTAAGGTTTAATATTAAAAGTTTCAAATTTTTTAATTATTTTATAGATTTTTTAGATATATTTATATATTAGATGTAATATATTTCTTACATGTAATATATATTTTACATAAATTTTTATTTAATTATTATATTAAGATTCTTTTATCTTTAATTATTAGATATTAAAGAAATAGTTTATTATATTAAG
Proteins encoded in this window:
- a CDS encoding LSm family protein gives rise to the protein MINKNPEVNESLEQFKGKNVTVILKNDEEHTGRLIAIDNFINTVLEKEDGNLDVIKGGKILIISINN
- a CDS encoding methanogenesis marker 12 protein, which encodes MVFIGMDHGTTGISFAISDDNGEILDIFKLSREDTKKGKVSAIEELSKRCNLDDVKLMAVTYAMGDGINKILPMDKVENRGILSINGAGKVTGGGTSVYSEIENSNIPAVLIPGLHKNSTSLDELFTAAYSHLASPEKISIAYNAVKETNWNNLIVGDLSSNSVNILIENGKIRGAIDACLGAMGFVHGPIDLEMIRDIDEGKRTANECFSHAGAVKIAGIDTKVAFMKDELLSRYEKGDKKAILAINSMIMTIAMEIGGLITVANEDIEGIVLTGSLGSMKKPFDFEKELNKYLKNKYPIKVISADSGAIGAVQIAHDIYNGKKEILGVEVELN
- a CDS encoding restriction endonuclease, which encodes MQKPQLINFIAKVMEDSGFKVYKNFKTSQTTIDIYAVLPTQMGDFGVVVACKNYDKEWEVGIDILKEMEMVGRTLKASKVAVVTSSTFSPQARNYASRKNIKLVDRDNLISLAKKYSEKNSIQMKNQDSEDNENLDSYNESDESSYYEPYDEYYNDYPDVDDITEYPEYKGYDYDEPYDDEYYENLAISNYNPSINSSSNNYSNGANLYKTSSNSNNKNEKSKFSFFTRKNKNSKKDNKVKPEPKPIKKTSPRIANLSKSNTSPEKNNKSRNIDLISIVRNPIVLILIVVIVSYLIALTFTFIGGISSGIIGLFEMIFSLILSYGLVWYTDKDGTVVLVKGTSVFFISLIILIILILFL
- a CDS encoding branched-chain amino acid transaminase, which translates into the protein MAFNEESGKIWMDGEFVDWKDAQVHVLSHAMHYGSSVFEGIRAYEIDGKSNIFRLKDHVHRLFNSAKIYKMEIPFTEDQICEAIKDTIKENNLTDCYIRPIVYRGYKELGVSPVNCPVCVTIAVWEWGAYLGEDALANGVNIGVSSWRKPAEGTFPLLAKAAANYMNSQLANLEAQDNGFDEALLLDVNGHIAEGPGENIFLIKDGKIYTPVLASSILEGITRDSIIKLATDLGYEVIEQPLPRDFLYIADEEFFAGSAAEVTPIRSMDHRVIGEGRRGPITKEIQDAFFDVIKGKTEDKYGWLFPVE
- a CDS encoding undecaprenyl-diphosphate phosphatase, whose protein sequence is MDILSAIVIGIVQGLTEFLPVSSSAHLVFAQTFFGLNQNNLAFDVFLHLGTLVAVVGFFLPDIINMIIAFFKSIADIFRGNFINGIKEDPYKKLVWYTIVATIPVGIVGILFNDTVEALFTGVSIPAFFLLITGCLLYFSQRYNVGDKNLDDISLKETIFMGIGQACAILPGLSRSGTTIACGLLGGLDKEFAAKFSFILSIPAILGATIVQGGNIGSGLAVNFIPYLLGFLAAVISGLFAIKVLLKLIEERSLDIFAYYCWIVGALILLFTVVL
- the surE gene encoding 5'/3'-nucleotidase SurE produces the protein MKEILLCNDDGVKSSGILAANEAVKDLGNTTIVAPSVQQSGIGHALTLFEPIRINKEKLINGKIGYSVSGTPTDSLIVGVFEILNKKPDLVISGINIGYNLGKAELTTSGTLGAAIESASYGIPTIAVSQAVTNESTKFENGHVNINFDFTIKILRKLSKYVLNNGLPDGVDLINLNVPSNPKSDEVKIARLTERMFIPEVETRYDPRGKPYYWIDGIVTDNDEKGTDGYYVKNKNITTITPVSIDLTGNLNKTEEWFKDF